A genome region from Glutamicibacter arilaitensis Re117 includes the following:
- a CDS encoding glycerate kinase yields the protein MTPKQKPAPAATRPLNVAIVPDSFKGSARASEVAAALADGFAKGAASRKRDVEITAVPFADGGEGTLEALIDAWGTEAISVQTTDALGRPVESRLGLSADGKIAVVEAAEAAGLPQVSDVERRPLEATTYGLGALVSRALELGVSQIILCLGGSATTDGGTGLLAALGASFLDADGAKLPVGGGTLQNLAAIDASGLDPRAANVQWQIACDVTNPLLGAKGAAAVFGPQKGASQEQVQLLDAGLARLADVLEADTGRKLREQPGMGAAGGLAISLGSYYQVDLVPGWDLVAKVLGAHDILQGADLVLTGEGRLDSQSLDGKVVSGVLQAAGENAEVIVVAGSVDLPDEQLEESGILAAHSIAPGPATLAELSAQTLSLVERTAFSVARTYLR from the coding sequence ATGACTCCAAAGCAGAAGCCAGCGCCCGCAGCTACCCGTCCGTTGAACGTGGCCATCGTGCCTGATTCCTTCAAGGGCAGCGCGCGGGCCAGCGAAGTGGCCGCGGCCCTTGCCGACGGCTTCGCCAAGGGAGCGGCCAGCCGCAAGCGCGACGTCGAGATCACCGCAGTGCCCTTCGCCGATGGCGGAGAAGGCACCCTCGAAGCGTTGATCGATGCCTGGGGCACCGAAGCAATCAGCGTGCAGACCACCGACGCCCTAGGCCGCCCTGTCGAGTCCAGGCTGGGGCTATCGGCCGACGGGAAGATCGCCGTGGTCGAAGCAGCCGAAGCCGCCGGCCTGCCGCAGGTCAGCGACGTCGAACGCCGGCCGCTGGAGGCAACGACCTACGGCCTGGGAGCGCTGGTCTCCCGGGCCCTGGAACTGGGCGTTTCGCAGATCATCTTGTGCTTGGGCGGCTCGGCCACCACCGACGGCGGCACCGGGCTGCTCGCTGCCCTCGGTGCCAGCTTCCTGGACGCCGACGGCGCGAAGCTGCCCGTCGGGGGCGGAACGCTGCAGAACCTGGCCGCCATCGACGCTTCGGGGCTTGACCCACGGGCGGCGAACGTCCAATGGCAGATCGCCTGCGATGTCACCAACCCGCTGCTCGGCGCCAAGGGCGCGGCCGCGGTTTTCGGTCCGCAGAAGGGCGCCAGTCAGGAGCAGGTGCAGCTCCTGGATGCCGGCCTGGCCCGGCTGGCCGATGTGCTGGAGGCCGATACCGGGCGCAAGCTGCGCGAGCAGCCGGGCATGGGCGCGGCCGGCGGCTTGGCCATCAGCCTCGGATCCTACTACCAGGTGGATCTGGTCCCCGGATGGGATTTGGTGGCGAAAGTGCTTGGCGCCCACGACATCCTGCAGGGCGCGGATCTGGTACTGACCGGGGAAGGGCGCCTGGATTCGCAGTCGCTGGACGGAAAGGTGGTCTCCGGGGTGCTGCAGGCAGCCGGCGAGAACGCCGAGGTGATCGTGGTCGCCGGCTCAGTGGACCTGCCGGACGAGCAGCTGGAGGAGTCCGGGATCCTGGCCGCCCATTCCATCGCCCCGGGGCCGGCAACCCTGGCAGAGCTCTCCGCGCAGACCTTGTCGCTGGTGGAGCGCACCGCATTCAGCGTGGCGCGCACGTACCTGAGGTAG